In Oceaniferula flava, the genomic window ACCACTGCACGGCATCGTCGACGTAGTGATCGAACAGCAGCTCGGCCTCCTTGACCTGATCAGCTCCGCTGGCACCGACGCCGCGTTTATCGTAGCGCAGGGTGGTGATGTTTTTGCTGTGGAGTGCCACGGCAAGCAGCTTGAGGCTGTCGTTTTTCGCCTCAGAGCCCGTGGTGTTCCCATCGCGATCGGTCGGGCCGGAGCCGGCGATCTGGAGCACGGCGGTGGTTTTGTCCTCGCCAGCTGTTAGGAGTGTTCCTTTGATGGTGAACCCGCCGGACTGGATGCTAACATCTTCCGCATGGCCGATGGTGACAAGGGCACTGAGGATGGCGAGTGTGATCAAAGTTTTCATGGTGGAAATGCGGTTTAGTAGTCCTCGACCGGTGAGCGTTTGACGCCTGAGTAGTCGCGGATTTCACGAGCTCCTTCTTCGCCTAACACATCGATGCGGAGTTGCATGGTTTCGGCATCGAGCTGGTCCCAGAGTTTCATGCTGAACTTGAATGGATCCTTCAGGCGCTTCTTGAGCTTGGCGATCCTTTTCAGTGCGTCATCCACGGTGCCGTTCGGCAGCTCCTTGAGGTGCTCGACGGCGACGTGTGCGGTCTCCGGCTGGTGGCAGATCATTGCCATGTCATTGCCCGCGGCGATGGCACGCTTCACATCCGGGCCGCGACCGTAGGTGTTCAGGATGGCTCCCATGTCGAGATCGTCGGTCATGACCACGCCTTTGTAGCCTAACTGATCTCTGAGTAGTCGGGTGATCAGGTTGTGCGACATCGAGCCGGGCAGACCGGGGCTGTCGGGATCGATGGCGGTGAAGTGCGCGTGGCAGGTCATCAGCGCATCCAGCTCGGGCATCAGTGCGGTGTAGGGAAGGAGATCGCTTTTCAGCATCTCGGTCACCGATTTGTGCACATGCGGCAGGTCGTGGTGCGGGTCGGCATCGGCCAGGCCGCAGGACGGGAAATGCTTGCCGCTGGAGAGGACTTTGCGGTGGCGCAGGTTGCGATTGAAGATGCCGGCATTGGTGATGACTTCTTGCGCATCGCTGCCGTAACAGCGACCGCGCAGGGCGTTATCGGCCTCGTCATCATAGGAAATATCCAGCACCGGGGCGAAGTCCATGTTGATGCCTAACAGCCTCAACAGATCGGCGGTGATCATGCCGTGTCTGGCGATGGCGCCGAGGTCTCCTTTTTCCCGCAGCTCTTGCGCGGATGGTGGCTCGGCGCCAATGTCGCGGGTGCGCGTGACCCGACCGCCTTCTTGATCGATGGCAATGATCGGCGTCTCGTGCACCACCTCCCGCAGATCATCGGTGAGCTTACGGAGCTGCTCGGGCGACGCCACATTACGACCAAAAATCACGAAGCCACCCGGTTGGATGGCTTGGTAAAGCTCGGCGTCAGCCGCAGTGAGCTCCGTGCC contains:
- the nagZ gene encoding beta-N-acetylhexosaminidase, which produces MHGQLLLLGVPGTELTAADAELYQAIQPGGFVIFGRNVASPEQLRKLTDDLREVVHETPIIAIDQEGGRVTRTRDIGAEPPSAQELREKGDLGAIARHGMITADLLRLLGINMDFAPVLDISYDDEADNALRGRCYGSDAQEVITNAGIFNRNLRHRKVLSSGKHFPSCGLADADPHHDLPHVHKSVTEMLKSDLLPYTALMPELDALMTCHAHFTAIDPDSPGLPGSMSHNLITRLLRDQLGYKGVVMTDDLDMGAILNTYGRGPDVKRAIAAGNDMAMICHQPETAHVAVEHLKELPNGTVDDALKRIAKLKKRLKDPFKFSMKLWDQLDAETMQLRIDVLGEEGAREIRDYSGVKRSPVEDY